The genomic segment TTGGGTGCCCTGCAGGGGTCGCTGTCAGCCATTCGCGAGCTTGACCCATCGCTCATTGATGACTGGGGACCCAAAGATCGCCTTGATGGGTTTACAGCTGTAAACTCTGAAGATGATGGCGACGGCTTTGAAACCCTTAGATCCAGCATCAAAGACGACGGCCAACAGGTTCCGATTTTGGTTCGCAGGGCAGGGACCGAGGGTAGGTTTGAAATCATCTATGGCCGCCGAAGATTGCAGGCCTGCCGAGAGCTCGGCCTGAAAGTCCGCGCCAATGTTCAGGACCTCGATGACGCAACAGCTCTTCTCGCCAAAGGCCTTGAGAATGCGGCACGTCGCAACCTGTCGTTTTACGAAAAGGCGCGGTTTGCCGCCGTCATACGGGCGGCTGGTCACGATACCAAAACCATCCGCCAAGTTCTCAGCCTTTCCGCGTCTGGGCTATCCCACCTGACCAAGGTCACGGACAATATTCCCGACGATGTTGGCGATCAAATTGGAGCCGCTCCAAAGTCGGGACGGCCGAAATGGACCGCCTTGGCAGAAGCCTTCGCATCCAAGAAGGTAAATGCAGCATCATCCTTCGCAATCCTGTCAAAGTTGAACGCCGAGCTATCGTCAGATGACCGCCTTGAGCAGCTTATGAGAGAGATTACGCAGCGCGGCGCACGTCCAAGCGAGGGCAGGGAGGCAACACCGGTCCCAGGCGTCACAATTAAGTCGGGGCGCGGATCAATCGCGATGTCCATCAAGAGGGCAGGGGAGAACGCAGCATTTGCTGAGTGGCTCGACCGTGAGCTCGAAGGCATCATCAAGAAATCCTACCAGGAGTTTACAGCTGTAAACCCTGCGGATGACACCAGAGGCTAGAGCAACAAAGGAGGACGTAAGCAAAGAGAAACCCCCGAAACCGAAGCTTCGAGGGCTGAACGTATTTCTACGCTTCTCAGATTAGACACCTGAATCGTAGCAGTCACCGAATCGCTAAGCAATAAAAAACGCTCTTGGGCGAACGGGAAATCTTTGCCTGCAGGCAAATCATGAGAACAATTCAAGGAATGGCTCCTGCTGGAGCACACTCGTCGCACAAAGCGACGGGGCAGGGAGGTATTGCCCAAAACAAATGGCAACTCCTAAAGGTAATCGAAGACATCAGAGAGCCGCTTGGCTTAAAAGGCACATCCATCTCTCTCCTCAGAGCGATGATCTCGTTCCTGCGTGTAGATCAAGTCGATGCAACACGCGACGACGGGCATATTTGCTTTGCTTCAAATGCCTCCCTCGCAAAACGCGCCCATGTCAGTATTCAAACCGTTGAGCGTCATATTGCGAAACTGGTGTCCTTGGGCCTGCTGACGCGGCGATCGAGCGGCAATGGCAAACGCTGGGCCCGCCGAGACCGTCAGGGCAGCATTGTCCTTGCTACAGGCCTGTCACTTCTGCCGCTCGCAGAGCGTTACCCTGAATTCCTGCGCATGGCGCAAGATCACCAGGATCATCAAAACGAACTGGGACGGCTCAGAGACATGTGCTCAGCCGCCCTGAGCAACCTCAAAGCACATCTCATGCACGTCAATTGGGATGAAGGCTTGCTCTCAAAAGCACGCAATCTATTGAGACGCCAGCCAGACAAGCAAGCTTTAAGCGATCTTCTGGATGAAATCACTGTGGAAATCTCGAAGATAAGCTCTGCAAAACCAGATGATTTGAGGGCCACTGACCCCGAAATTGAGGGGCACAAAGAGACTTCCAAGACTCAGTATGTTAAAGAAGAAAATTCTTTTCAGATAGAAGTAGGCCAAGATGAGATGGAGCGCGCCTACCCAAGGCTCTGCGCAGAACTCAGGTTTGCTAAGAACCAAGAAGACTGCCGTCGCTTAATGGATGACATTGCTGGATATCTCAACCTTGGGAATACTTGGTTTTCGATTAAGGATCTTGGTCCAGCGCTCAGTTTCATGATCTTAGGATATCTTTTGGAACGCACAGAGACGATCAGCAATCACCGTGGTTACGCGTTCAAATTGTCCCAAGACCTTGCGAATAAGAGCCTTAATTGGCGTACGCTCCTGAAGAAACCGAGGTCAAAATAGGACTGATAGCATGACTGCGTTCTGGTATTTTGTACTATTACCTTCGCAATGTGATGAATTTTGCGTTTCATTTCTGCTGGAACGATTTCAATGCCTTAATCGTTTCGCTTTCTCAGACTTTCGTTTCATGGTTCTCACAGACTAGGCTGTCATGGATTTCAATGCTGCGCACCCAAATGCGGCCGCGAGGTAATCCGCAAAGGCGTTGCTCAAAAAGCTGGGAGAACGACCAGTTCGCACTCTTTGAAAAGCCTTATCGAGGGCGAGCAATTGTAAATCTCGGAGAAGGGCGTACAACCAGTTATGGCATCACAGGAGCATCAGTGGACCGCGCGCATTTCGCCGCGCCCTACACTCAATGCCCT from the Sulfitobacter indolifex genome contains:
- a CDS encoding helix-turn-helix domain-containing protein, with protein sequence MRTIQGMAPAGAHSSHKATGQGGIAQNKWQLLKVIEDIREPLGLKGTSISLLRAMISFLRVDQVDATRDDGHICFASNASLAKRAHVSIQTVERHIAKLVSLGLLTRRSSGNGKRWARRDRQGSIVLATGLSLLPLAERYPEFLRMAQDHQDHQNELGRLRDMCSAALSNLKAHLMHVNWDEGLLSKARNLLRRQPDKQALSDLLDEITVEISKISSAKPDDLRATDPEIEGHKETSKTQYVKEENSFQIEVGQDEMERAYPRLCAELRFAKNQEDCRRLMDDIAGYLNLGNTWFSIKDLGPALSFMILGYLLERTETISNHRGYAFKLSQDLANKSLNWRTLLKKPRSK
- the repB gene encoding plasmid partitioning protein RepB; amino-acid sequence: MARKSLQDLSGIAKTIANSSPQPKDRTTKPTAPALGALQGSLSAIRELDPSLIDDWGPKDRLDGFTAVNSEDDGDGFETLRSSIKDDGQQVPILVRRAGTEGRFEIIYGRRRLQACRELGLKVRANVQDLDDATALLAKGLENAARRNLSFYEKARFAAVIRAAGHDTKTIRQVLSLSASGLSHLTKVTDNIPDDVGDQIGAAPKSGRPKWTALAEAFASKKVNAASSFAILSKLNAELSSDDRLEQLMREITQRGARPSEGREATPVPGVTIKSGRGSIAMSIKRAGENAAFAEWLDRELEGIIKKSYQEFTAVNPADDTRG